CCGGGCCGGCCCCGCCCCTTCGCACTGCCCGTTCACGGGAGCGTCCGCCGGAGTGTCGAGCACCGCGGCGAGGCCCGCGGCGAGTCCACGGAGGTCGCGTGCCTCGACATCGACGCGGTACGGCAGTGCCGCACGCCCGGTGATCAGGGTCCGCGCTATCGACGCGAGCGGCGGGGCGTCCGGGGAGCGGACTGCCTCCAGCAGGCGGGCCACGGCCTCCCGCAAAGCCTGCGGGGTCCTCGCGGAGACGGGCACGACCACAGCCGAGCCCGTGGCCGGGGCCGCCGCCGGCCGGGGGGCCTCTTCCAGGACCACGTGCGCGTTGGTACCGCCCATCCCGAAGGAGCTGACCCCGGCCCGCAGGGGGCCGCCGCCCACGGGCGGCTTCCAGGCGCCGCGTTCGCGCTGGAGGCGCAAGGGGGTGCCGTCAAGTTTGATCATCCGGTTGGGGCGGTCCAGGTTGCGCGCGGCCGGCAGCGTGCGGTGCCTCATCGCCAGGATCACCTTGATCAGGCCGGCGATTCCGGCGGCAGCTTCCAGGTGGCCGATGCTCGTCTTGACCGAGCCCACCGCACAGTGCGGCTCGGTGGGGCGTGCGTGGCCCCACTGCGTGTAGAGCCGCTCGAACGCCGCGACGATGCCGGAGACCTCGATCGGGTCGCCCAGGCGTGTTCCGGTGCCGTGCGCCTCGATGTAGCCGATCGTGCGCGGGTCGACGCCCGCCTCGTTGTAGGCGGTGACGAGCAGGTCGGCCTGCGCGTCAGGGTTGGGCGCGGTGAAGGACCGGGCCTGCCCGCCGTGGTTGACGGCCGCGCCGCGGATCACCGCGTGCACGCGGTCGCCGTCGGCCAGCGCCCGGTCCAGCGGCTTGAGGAGCAGGGCGGCGACGCCCTCGCCGCGGACGTATCCGTCCGCGGTGTCGTCGAAGGTGTGGCAGCGGCCCCGCGGGCTCAGGACGCCGGTGCGCTGGTAGGCGTGGTGCCGGGAGGGGTCGCACAGGACGTTGACGCCGCCCGCGAACGCCTGGTCGCACTCGCCGGCGCGCAGCGCGGCCACGGCCTGTGCGACGGCGACGAGGGACGAGGAGCAGAGGGTGTCCACGGCGACGCTGGGCCCGCGCAGGCCGAGGGCGTACGAGACGCGGTTGGCCACGAGGGAGGGTGAGACCGCGACGCTCAGGTGGGGCTCGTCCCGCCCGGCGTGCCGGGCGACGAGCGCGGCGTAGTCGGAGTGGCACACGCCCGCGTAGACGCCGGTGCGGGTGCCGCCCAGCGAGGCCGGGTCGCATCCGGCGTCCTCCGCTGTCGCCCACACGGTCTCCAGCAGCAGCCGCTGCTGGGGGTCCATCAGGGCGGCTTCCCGCGGGCTGATGGCGAAGAACTCGTGGTCGAACGCGCGTATGTCGTCGAGCAGGGCCGCCCTGCCGATCAGGCCGGGGTGTTCCGCCGCGTTCCAGCGGTCCGCGGGAATGTCGCGGACGGCGTCCTCGTCGCGGCCCAGGAGGTCCCACAGTTCGGGCACGCTCGGCGCGCCGGGGAACCGGCCGGCCATGCCGATCACGGCGATCGGCACGGCGGCGGGACTCTCGGCCGACGGTACGGCCGGCGGCGCCGCTGCGGCCGGCGGCGCCTGCGCGGCTTCGGCCGCACCCGGTCGTCCGCCGCGCAGGACGCGCGCCATGGCGGTGACGGTGAACGCCTGGAACAGGGTGCTGGGATCGATCTCGCAGCCGACCTCGTCCTCGGCCCGTACGGCTGCCTCGGACAGGGCCAGGCTGTCCAGTCCGTGCGGGCGGAGGTCGTCGTCCGCGGTCAGCGAGCCCGCGGGCGCGCCCAGCACCGTCTCCATCACGGCCAGGAGCCGGGCTTCGAGGTCTTCGGGCAGGGCGGCGCGCGGCGGTTCGGAGCCGGGGGCGGCGGAAGGGGGTGCGGACCCGGTCGTGGCGGCCGCGGCGGGGCGGTCGCCCGTGAGCGCGGTGAACGCCTCGGGCCGGACCAGCCGCTTGACGGTCTCCAGGCGGGCCAGGGGCCGGCCGTCGCGTTCCCGCAGGAGGGAGGAGGTGAGGACCACCCGGTCCTGCGACTCCCGCCGGACGGAGTCCAGCCGGTAGCGCACGGCGTCGGACAGGCCGCAGTTGCCCAGGTAGACGATGTCGCGGCTGAGGGTGACGGCGTCGACGGCCCACTCCTCGCCGGGTACCGCGGACCGTGCGTACTTGCGCTCGCCGCGGTCGTTGATGTGCGGGTACGAGGCGAAGTAGAGCAGGCCTGCCGCATTCACGTCCGCGAAGGGATTCAGCTCGTAGGTGTCGGAGAAGAGGCCGGCGGCGCCACTGTCCTCCAGCCGGGCGAGGTCCCTGAACTCGCTCCGGAAGGCACGGTGTTCCGCGCTCGCGTCCGCCACGGGGCCGCGGCCCTCGTGGCGCGGGGTGCCGGGGACGAGCCAGTTGCCGGCGCCCCGGCGGACGAAGGAGGTCAGGAGCCTGACGTCGACGGACGTCGTGGGCGTGGTGAAGCGGATGTCGCTGACGAAGGCGTGCTCGTCGAGCCGGGCGAGGGTGCCGGCGAGTTCTCCCTCGTCGTGCTCGGTGAAGAAGCGCAGGGAGTCGGCCGCGGCCAGGCGGGCTCGGGTGAAGGCGGGGAGCAGCCGTTCACCGTCGGCGTCGGCGAGTTCCGCGACCGGGAGGCCGAAGTGCTCGCCGATCAGGGACCAGTGGAGGTCGCCTGCCTCGCGTAACAGCCAGTTCTCGGAGAGTCCGCCGACGGAGAGCGCGGGAAGGCCCAGGACGACCCGGCGGCTCAGCATAGGGGCAGCCGTCCGGCTGCGGCACGCGCGGCGGCCGCCGGCGGCCGACCCGCGTCCTGGCCCGGAAGCGGCCATGACGAATGACAGCGCCGAATCATCCACATCCCCCGATGCATTCGCTGAAAAACCGGCCGGCGGACCCGTTTCACGGACCGTTCGGCCCCTGAAACCCGCACGCCAAGGCCTGTATAGCACAGCGCCCGCTAAAGTGGTTGAGCGCTGAAACTACCCTCGGATCGGCCCCCTCCCCGTCACCGGAAGTCGAGGCCCGACGAGAATGCATCGTGGATGATCATGGCGAGTTGCGCAAGCGGAGGGGGCACCAGTGCCACGAATTGCAGAGCCCATTCCCGATGTCCGCCACGGGGCGCGAAAATCCCGCCCGACCTGGCCGGACGGCCCGGCCCGCGGCCGCCGCGCGGGGTCGGGGCCCGACGCGCACCCCGGCGCCGAGCGGTCCGGCCTCCTCGTCGGCACACTGCCGGGCGTCGTCACCGTGGAGCTGTTCGCAGACCCTCCGAATATCCACCTGTACCCGGAGGAAGCGGACAGGGTGAAGCGCGCGATCGACAGGCGCCGGCGGGAATTCGCCACCGTCCGGCTGTGCGCCCGCACCGCCCTGGCCCGGCTCGGGGTGCCGCCCGGGCCGATCCTGCCCGGGCCGGGCGGGGAGCCGGCCTGGCCCGCGGGCGTCGTGGGCAGCATGACCCACTGCCCCGGATACCGGGCCGCGGCGGTGGCCAGGACCGCAGCGGTCGCCGCGGTCGGGATCGACGCCGAGCCGAACTCCGCGCTGCCCTCGGGCATCGAGAGGATGGTGGCCTCACCCGGCGAGCGGCGCACGCTGGACCGCCTCACCCTGTCCCATCCCGCCGTGGCCTGGGACCGGCTGCTGTTCAGCGCCAAGGAGAGCACGTACAAGACCTGCTTCCCCCTGCTGGGCCGGATGATGGACTTCAGCGACTGCACGATCACCCCCGATCCGGAGCGGGGCACCTTCACCAGCTCCCTGCACGTGCCCGGCCCGGTGGTCGGCGGCCGCCGGGTGGACACCTTCACCGGCCACTGGCGGACCGTAGTCCGGGAGGGCGTGGAGTACGTGGCGACCGGGATCGCCGTACCGGCCGCCCCCGACCCGGCCGCCGGGTGGCGGTGACCCGGGGACCGGTGGCGCACGCGGCGGCCGCAAGGCGCATTCCGGCCACGATCGGGGCTTGGCCGTAATACGGGGTCCGCGTGCGGTTCCCCTCTGCGGCTCCGCGGAAATTCAGCCAAATACCGTGCCTCCTCTCGTCCGGCCGCCCCGACGGGGAACGACCGGTCCAATGGCCGGAACTCGATCACACCCTTGGAGGCCCCCTCCTACGCCAGTAGGGTGATCTCCATGCTGCAAGAGGTAAAAGGAACGCAATTTTTGACGGCCCTTCGCGAGGGCGGCTCACTTCCCGGTATTGTCGAGGCCGACAACGACGGCACTTATGTCGTCAAGTTCCGGGGCGCGGGACAGGGGAGCGCAGCTCTCGTCGCCGAGATCGTGGTCGGCGAGCTCGGCCGCCACCTCGGCATCCGGGTTCCCGAACTGGTCCTCCTCCACGTGGACGCCGAACTGGCCCGCCGCGAGCCGGACCAGGAGGTGCA
Above is a genomic segment from Streptomyces globosus containing:
- a CDS encoding 4'-phosphopantetheinyl transferase family protein, whose protein sequence is MPRIAEPIPDVRHGARKSRPTWPDGPARGRRAGSGPDAHPGAERSGLLVGTLPGVVTVELFADPPNIHLYPEEADRVKRAIDRRRREFATVRLCARTALARLGVPPGPILPGPGGEPAWPAGVVGSMTHCPGYRAAAVARTAAVAAVGIDAEPNSALPSGIERMVASPGERRTLDRLTLSHPAVAWDRLLFSAKESTYKTCFPLLGRMMDFSDCTITPDPERGTFTSSLHVPGPVVGGRRVDTFTGHWRTVVREGVEYVATGIAVPAAPDPAAGWR